In the genome of Arachis stenosperma cultivar V10309 chromosome 6, arast.V10309.gnm1.PFL2, whole genome shotgun sequence, the window GCAGtagtttgattgaaaattttacTAGAATTACGGGAACAGAAAGAATTTAAACCATGACTAAATTCGACCAAAGGGATCGAACCTACACTATAAGAAGAAGGTGAAACTACTTTCCTAAATGACTTAACTTCATCAGAAGAATCACTTTTATTCTCTACTGAAAAGAAATtacttaaatatttatttaaagttACCAGATAATCCGAGACATCTTGTTGAACAATCCCACCCAGTCGGAGAAATACTAAGACGAAGCTTCACACTTAAACCCTCTGAAGTCAGATAGCACCCTTCACAATTGAAAGAATTAAGTACCCTGTCAACATTCAAAGGTTTTAGTTTAGGATTATACACCCTGAAGTTGACGTGAACTGCTCGACATACAGATTCGAATTAGCCTTAACTACTTCAGGTTTTCCATCATCTGTTGAAAGAAGGACGCTTTGATGCAAAGTGGATAGCACAACTTCAATTCCATGGATCTAATCATGTCCTAGAAAGGAATTATAGCTAGCCTTTGAAGACAACACTACAAAAACAGTGTTTCGATATGAGGATTCAACTTTCACTTCCAAAGTAACCAAAACTTTAGCAGGGGTCGAAGTACCACTGAAGTCTGTTACTGAAATATTAGTAAGGATTAAATCATCATGATATTTTCCGACCTTCATCAACATCTTCCATCAATCAGAACTTTGTTTATTTTGATCCCACTCATGGTTGCGGTAATGTATAATGGGCGCAAATGAGATTTTTTGTTCTCGGAAGGCCTTTGAAAATAACCAGTAGGTTCATCCTCATATCGAATGAATGAAAAGGCTTCCTCATCATCAACATCATAATACTCCACTGGATTACCCTCATATTCTCCCAAATACTCAATCGGGATAATCGAAATGGTACCGAccatttcatcttcttcttcttcgaagTACTCTTCATCTAAACCAATAACCTTGTCCTTATCACCATCAGAAACAGTAACCCCTGCTTTTCCTTTATCCAACTTCATAGGGGAGGAAACTCCCTTTGGATATGTCTCTCCATCAGTCGAGAAGACTATTCGAGAATGCACGAAAGGTGTTGACCCATTGACTTTATCAACTGGAGATACCTTGGGTGGCTATTGTCCTCTCCGTCCTCTACCCCTTGGATACACTCTGGCTCGGCCATGGAAGTAAGGATATCGACCTCGAGAAGGACCTCTATGCTCCACTATGGGTTACACTTATAATGAGCGTCCCTATTTTGAAACTCTTGGCAGTTTCGAATCCACTGTACACCTATAACTTGAGAACGGTTTATAGGTGCAATAGTGCCTTTCTGAGGACCTCTAGAACTTTGCCCTTCCATTCGTCGAATAGGATGTTTTTGATGGGCATGTTCCTCTCTGTGAGTCAATTCCTTCTTCATCcttttcttcttaaaaattGTCGCAGCTTCAACGTCGAAAATCGTATTGCATCGAGGACACAGAGATACATCCCGATCCTTTAATTTCTGTTGCACCAGGAAATCCAACAACCCATCCTTGCGCTAGGGTATACAGATTGAACATCTGATTCAAAGTTTCCCAGGGCCATGTCAAAGTCATAAGACATCCCAACCATATTAACCCCGGAATACGGTTCAGCAAAACTGGCTTCACTATCGAAAGGATCAGAATCAAGCTTCATTTTTTTCTTACCATCATCGAATTTCAACCGTCCTTCCATGATGGCTTCTTGTATCAAATCCCTGAAACTAATACAAGTATTAGTCGAATGACTAGTTGCTTGGtgaaacttatagtaaagtttTCCTTTTAAATCTTTTATCGAAAGCAAAGTTCTGCCTTTAGGTAAAATTAACTGTTTATCTTTAAGCAACACATAGAAAATATGCTCAGATTTCGAAATAtcaaaactatatctttttccacttttcAGTTTTGAATCATTCGACTTATTATTGCTAGGGATTTTCTTAAGTAAAGAACAGACATAAGGAGGGCCTTTCCTAAGTTCAGCCAAATCAACTTCTACATCTAAATCGGACTCCTTAATAGAAGATTCCATGGCCACATAAGAAACTTTCTTCTTACGAGAGAAAGGTATACTTTTTTACCTCCTTTCATTcttatatttctctttttctttcttcacaATTTCTACTTGACGAACTCTCTCAGCCGAATGGACTAAATCAGAAATATGCACATTGAGTAATTTTCGATGCATATATAATTCTAACCCCATAATCGCTATCTTTACTACTTCACTTTCAGGAAGAGACAGATAACAACGACTTTCATCGATGGTTTCACCATCTCCACACTTCAAAGCCACTAGGTCAGTAACTGCCACATTTAGGTCTCCTAGATAAAATTGGGCATGAAAAGCATTTTCTAACTGAGCCCATGTTGTTATCGAATTTGGTCTAAGATTAGAGAACCAAGTAAACACATTCTTCATTAACGAAGAAGGAAAAAACttcattttcaaaattttatcattAGCCAAATTCCCAATCTCAATCAAATATTGAGCAACATGTTCAGTAGTCGATTCTCCAACTTCTCCTGCACACTTTGTGATTACCTTAGGATTTTTCACTCCTCTTGGCACTTCAGCCATTTGAACATTATAAGAAAAAGCTGACACAAAGTGGGGTCAATTCATGAATCCTATATTGAATCCAACCCTATTTAAAACATCTTCCACAATTCTTATAACCTGATAAGGTTCACCGACTTGATTAGCGCGTAATCGACCGAGGACATCATCTGCATTTTAACCACGAGGAACTAATTAAGGATTTTCTCTGTTtctaaaaatatcattttcgttttgaaataaattttcaaaaccCTCATTATTTCCTCTAGCATCTTGCCTTTCTCCTTCATCATAATCAACGATTCGTGCAATTCGCTCGATTTGCCTCGCAAGACGATCGAACTTTGATTCGTGATCATTcatcataggatttgtggtcATTTGTGTCAAAAAATTGACTAAATCATGATAGCTTTCTTCTACATGTTGTCAAAATGTTGCTATTGAATTAGAAGCATTTGATGTAGAACCCACATTATAATCACGAGAATGCTCGGATTGCTGATGTGGATTTTGAACATTGTTTACTCCACTTGTACCCCCAAATCGAATCGGAAGAATAAAACCATTTACTGGTGGAGTATAACTAGGAGGAAGGCCATAAGCAGGCCAACTAGCAGTTACTTGGGGCTGAATCGGTGGTGGATTACCACGTGGACGAGTATTACGCCCATTATTTCCAGCCTGCATATTAGTAACCGCCATACTTTCATTTACAATCACCCCTTCCGAACGTGAAATAACATCCGAAATTGTACATTTACTGGTGCACTATCATTTGTGGTCGAACCACCATTCACATTCGAAACTTCGTCAGCCATGTGAATAAttcttccactccttaattgcatGCACTAAATGGCACCAAAATCATTTGACACACTTCAATTTTAAACTGTCCCACCGGGCATGCCAATTTGTTAAGTCGTTTTTTAGCAAATCGAAGGTGATTCAATTCTAATAGTCTGGAACGAAACCTACTCCTCTTTTGCGGGTACCAATTTTCTAATAGTGCATCAAAGTCCCTCGAATTAGACGAGATTTTAAAGAAAAGATCGAAAAGATATAAATAAAGACTTTGAAAATAAGATTGATTGGAATTAAAATGGTTTacattgaatttaaacaaagcagtAAAATGCTTTCGATTGAATCAAAGAACTTTTGACATGGAAATTAAAAGGTTTCGAAACATAAAACTGAGCAAATAAAGTAAATGTTGCTTGAAAGATAAATTTGCATGAAAAAATAAAGTTTGCagaaaaattaatgaaaaataaagaCATGTGGAAGGAACcctataaaaaattaactcgAACCAGACTCAAAAAGTCTCTGGGTTGTGAGTGTGCGTGAGTAATTTCTGAAGTAAAGTTCTAACCCCTGTATCTTCGAGTCCTCTCTTATTATAGCCATTTCCTAACCAATTAATTCGAAGTCCTCTCTTATTATAGCCATTTCCTAACCAATTAATTTGAAGTGTAGCTTTCACGTGTGTGAAAAACATGAGTAACTGTTTCTACTCTTTTGCTTGACAATCTTTTGCTTGATCTTGTAATGGCCAAAAACAACCTTCAAATCTCAAGATCTTTGATTCACTTCTTCGAACAGTTCCTTAACTTGTTAAGCTAATCAAGCTCTTACTCGATAACCTTGAACACAAGATCTTCTTCGATATCAACTCCCTTACAAAAACTCACTCACTACTCTTCGAATAACTTTCTtcttcgatttttttttttttttttaccaacagataccaaatttaatatattattatttcaatagagctatatatatatatatatatatatatatatatatataagtttgTTGATATTCCTGTACATAATAGAAGTGGTGGTACATGTATCAATATATAAAGtcataaaagaaaaaaggaattACGTTCGGATAAATATcctttattataatttttccaAATTGATAGGATAATAATTCCTTCTTTACTTTATCTCTTTGCATATCTCCGAACTCATGATACACAGCACACACCACCACTCTGACGTTCGAATTTCGATTGGTTAATCAAACAATCTCAAATTTGTTGTCTGATTTTCTTTGCCTTTCATGCCTGCGTCTCCATGGGACTACTTGCTTAACGCTTTGGTAAATGCTACTCTGCAATTATCAAATTTATCATAATTAGTAACAAACTGTACAATAATTAAAATTGTTTGATAAATAGTATGTTATTGATTTTTCAAAGGATTATGTTTATTCCAAATAGATAGTTCATAGTTTCCAAATTTACGCATATAAAATCTCACAGCTTCTCAACTTTATAAGTATCCGCAAAATTAAGAACCACAAAAATCCCCAGAATTGAGTGTTATTCttttcaaattaaatataataatcttGTGGTTAATTTTATCAATGATTAAACGTTCTTGTCAAACACTTCCACTTGTGCATAAATTCCCCCAAAATTTTGAACTAAACAGAAGAAGGGTAAAAAAAAATCAGGGTCTGGCATTAGTAGAACAAATTAAGATAATAGATTACGCACCTCTGTGAAAAATTTGCATAATCTAATTGTTGTGTATATATTTTCATAATTAATTAGATAATTGTGTGTGAATGTTGATGAAtactaaaactaaaaatcaGATCATATATAACATAACGAAATGAAAATTTTTCATGTGGTGGTTGGTTGAAAATAATAGTTACCCATAACTGCGATTTTGCCTGAGAGAAGCTCCCCTTTCTCCTAATCCTTGTGATCTTGACCGTACCATTTTCATCTTCAGTCCAACTTGAAAAGTCAAAAGTACCCTCACTCTCCACACCGTTATTCTTGTTATTGCCGCTCCACCTGCTAGACACAAAATTGGCATTCCAACTTTCCTTTTGGTTCCTAAACGGCGTCGTAAAAGACGTGGCACGCATAACATAAGGCCCATCCAAGACCGTTGTTGGGGAAGGCATGCTCATGGTCTTGGAAACCTTTGTGTTGGTTGTTGACAACCTCGGAGGAAGCTCCAAGGCTCGTGCCACGTCACTACCTTTGTTGTTTGACTCAGACCGTGCGTGGCACGGTCTGGGCTTCCCCGGTGCTTCCTCCCACTGAAACGGAACGGAGACTGGCACCGTCCGTGGCGGCGGCGTCGGAGCATCTGGGGGCATAGTTGTCCGTGAAGTGGCCACAAGGGAGAGCTTGGGTGGTGTGTGTGATCCATGATTGagtcttttgtttttgttatgtGACTCCATGTTTTTGATGAGCTAGTGGAACTGGTTGTGTTGCTTTGTGTTTCTGTCGTATGTGTACTTTTATAGGAAAGGAAATTCTATGCCTAATTTATCCATCAAATATTGGATTTCATTTTCTGTGAGCAAAAATTTAAGGATAAATACACTTatagttattatttaattatttttagtaatacATAATTAATGTATATAAATAACGTGGAATATGCATCAAAActaaataattttgaaattattttaacTCAATAAAATATGACATACCATAAAATAACTTTTGCGTGTGTTGAGAAGAAACAAAATAAGTATCGACTTGAAACCTTGATCAAAATGACATATGTTTTAGCAATATTATATGTGTTATATTTGTGTTCATatgtttttaaatttcttatttttagtattaaaattaattataaaaaaacaaaaggttatattaaaaaaagtgATACAATTATCATGTTGTATAATTTTATGGGCAATTTGGGTATTTGAGAGTGAAAGAAATTGGTGAAGAATATGAGCGCGTGTGAAGTGGGTTAGGCAGTGGAGGCTCCTGTGGCGCTTCTTATTCACGAGGAAATGCgcgtttttctttgtttaacgTCAGTAGGGAATGACCGTTATAACCTTCGGTGGTGGGCCCTATTTTGAACATTTCTTCGTTTTCTAAATGCGGTGGATAAAGGCAATCAACGTCACTTGACAATTTACACGGTGATGAAATGAGAATTTGAGATCCCTTGTTTCTTCTTAAGCGCACTGTGGGAGGAAGAAATGCTACTAACCTGTAACCTGCGTTGTGTGTTGTGATGATAATTGATAGGCTTAAAGCGGTGTTAATTTACCATTAAAGCGAAAATTAATGATGGTTCtgcaagaaaacaaaataacaacGGAAATTATTTCAAAACTTGAATGCAATTGCAAGGAGATGATCAGATGATATAATTTGAATCGAACTAGAAACTAAAGTTATGCGTTTGAACATACcgtattttgtttttatttaaattcaaaatatcaatgttttttaatttaaataatagtAATACAAATTATGTTTCTGTGAATTAATTATGTTACATCTACATAAAATTCAATTgctaaatcaattttttttctaaacaaAAGAATTCAGCTCAACAAGGTGGAATTAAAAATGTaacaaaaatctaaaaaaaactatacaattttaatttttttgtcatttcCAACATTGTCACAATAACAAAAGGAATCAAAATAAAGACTTTGTTAAATATAGACAATGATTTTTATAAACAATATgaacaataaattttaaaattggcccaataaaatagaaatacatTATACTTCTAAAATATccacctaaatcttaatattagaataatcatCCGCATATAGGGACGGATTCATGTTCAAGCAAGTGGGAgaatgtaaaatttttttaactaatataataataaaatttatttgctCCTATTATATAATTCAATTTGACTCCATTATAATTGAATTTCACTCATCATACATTAACATTAATTATGTAAAAACAAATAGTAATAATTCAAGATTCAAATGAATTTGTTATAATAACCTTTAAAAAGAAGGAgtgaaataattataaatttattattttataatctatctacttaatatactaaaattgggtTTTTTCCCAACTAATGAAGGTGAGTTGTCGATCTCTCGTGACTCCGTTTTTTCTCCAAAATGAACTTTTCTATTCTCTATTCtcaattattttataaaaaatatctttattataattatattataattaatatttaatgatgaataatacataattatactaatttagaaacatatctttattataattatatcaaatcaatatttaatgcattattaaactacttatcaattatcaattaaaaatacttttaataataataataataatatatgataatGATATGATAATTACACCGGTCGTAGTAATCATGATAAGAATATTTGAATCTAATCATAAAATGATcaaattttatgatattaataacgcacattaattttaaatatttttagtcattttaattatattaattttaaaaatattaatataattctaattcttatttattatccaataataataataataataataataataataataataataataataataataataataacttgaAGAATTCGTATATAAACTATTTCAATTAGTCgtgtattattattaaaattctaTATGTTCCTAAATATAAGTCTTGAAAAACACGCCATGGTACGGGCTATTAGTGTAAAGTTGTTTAGGTTTGTTTAGGAAGATATAATAGAATTTATATTTCTAAATTTCAAGACATATATTTCTATTTCAATCTGTGTATATCAGGTATAATATTCTTATTCATCATTGTCCGAAATTTCTCTTATTATGATAGAAGATAATGATTCTAATcatattatgaaaaattatataattttaacaaaattaatatatgatGTGTAATTActgtatataataaaaaattaccttaataataaataatttacatatttatttttgttttactaaaatctatatataatatttttctgtagtacataaatctaaatttgagagtcaactcataattttatatttattatttttcttttactacttcatagaataagaatgtattcttcgtttttcatcgaagttgatccttttaaggtacaatttataattttgataCACTATTAGTGTAAAGTAGTTTTACACAAATATTCAATAACGTAATatcatatcataaaaaataactatcttTTATATTGATTGCATTTACCTAAATGATAATCCAAAAAAATAAGCATAATTaaacaattatataaaatattttatactattgttcataccctggcccaatgctaAGGGCCCAAGTCCAACcaaaaggcctgatccaatagattaagcctagcaaagcaccGACTTCCActtaagaagtcggtgtcaaccacgacttagtatgaagaagtcggttatgagattagctggcagataaacactcattcaaatgagtaaccgccccgaaaatctctctaaccacttcccaaagccatatcttaacctccccaagataatgggacggttaacaccctaaagatacggcactacaccaacggtggttattggctcaccactataagtacactgacaccaaTCAGGTAtttctaagcccaatactctctagacctgctcacactcttgctaacttaggcatcggagtgtctttgcaggtaccaccccccactCCTTcacgagcacaagtcggacggagcctcccgagttgcagatACATCCGGAGTTCTCCTCCTTCATACGCTTGGGCCATCAAACGTCATCCATTGCAtttatctccggttacccaccgtaacattggcgccgttgccggggacccgagagatcatccatcGATGGCGGATAGATCCCACGAGGAAGTCCATGCGGAAACGGATTCCGAAGAAGAGAATCTGAACGCAGGTAACGACAATGTGGATTTAACCTTCCACCAGGAAGTTAATGATCAACATAGAGAAGGCACCTCCGGGGTAAAAAACCCGAAGGCAAACCCCTCAGACGAGCGAGAATCGGGAAAAGGTGGACCATCCCACGTAACTGAATTAATGGGGTTAGTCCACAGTCGCTTAGAACAATTGGAGCAAGAGCGggagaagcagaaagaaactgaaaggTACctcaaagaggagatggaacggcgaaaagagttagaaagaaaactcttacagcTAGAGTCCTCCCTCAAGGGTCACAACTCTCGCGACGACCAAGAAGATCAATTCCCGGGCGGGgaagatcctttcagcgaggacataatgagggcaaaggTTCCTAGAAACtttaaaagccctgatatggacctctatgatgggaCCACAGATCCAAAACATCAtctaagcaacttcaaaagtcggatgtatctagctgatgcctccgacgctacgagatgtaaagctttcccgaccactttatcgaaagcgGCAATGAAGTAGTTCGATAGCCtcccaccaagatcaatcaccagctttgaagacctctcaaggaagtttttgatgaggttttcaattcagaaagataaggtaaaacatgcaccgagcctcctgggagtaaaacaggaggtcAGAGAGTCTTtgcgagcctatatggaaatgttcaataaggcatgtttggagatccaagacctgcccacagaggcagtcataatggggctAGTCAATGGGCTCAGAGAAGgccccttctcacagtccatatctaagaggcaccccgtttctctaagtgatgtacaagaaagggctgaaaagtacatcaacatggaagagaatgcaaaATTAAGAGACCTGAGCTGGCGACCTGGACACCTTCCCTCATCTaaggagagggaaagggaagtcaagaagaaggaagaactcggtctcgaaaggcccaggaaatatcactcttatactcctctaaaaacttctatagtggatgtatacagagagatttgccacactgaaaggctgccacccccaagacctatcaaaaacaaaaaagggggaagccgcagcgattactgcgagtaccataaaatatatggtcactccaccaacgactgttacgaccttaaaaatgtgatagaaaagctggctagagaaggtcggcttgatagatatctcatggaaaggtcggACGGCCATGGGAAGAGgaagcgagatgatatggatagaagagatCCACCACCGCAAACTCCAGAGAGACATATTCATATGATCTcgggaggatttgcgggagggggCCTCACTAAATCCtcccgcaaaagacatctcaaaagggtctaccaagtcgaggaagagacacccgacttccccaccatctcattcacaaaagaagatgggcaagggataatccccgggcatgatgatcccgtggtgataactatgatcctagccaatgcccatctccacagaaccctagtagaccaaggaagctcggcggaca includes:
- the LOC130932414 gene encoding uncharacterized protein At4g00950-like, encoding MESHNKNKRLNHGSHTPPKLSLVATSRTTMPPDAPTPPPRTVPVSVPFQWEEAPGKPRPCHARSESNNKGSDVARALELPPRLSTTNTKVSKTMSMPSPTTVLDGPYVMRATSFTTPFRNQKESWNANFVSSRWSGNNKNNGVESEGTFDFSSWTEDENGTVKITRIRRKGSFSQAKSQLWSSIYQSVKQVVPWRRRHERQRKSDNKFEIV